A single region of the Roseivivax sp. THAF197b genome encodes:
- the queA gene encoding tRNA preQ1(34) S-adenosylmethionine ribosyltransferase-isomerase QueA, whose product MQLSDFDFELPEERIATRPARPRSSARLLVAEGDRAITDAVVRDLPDWLRPGDRLVLNDTKVIPARLSGMRRRETGQGVSEAKIEVTLLEPAADGGWTALVKPLKKLGLGEEVVFSSALSAVLEAKEEGQARLRFNLAGDDFDAALAEAGAMPLPPYIAAKRPADAQDHEDYQTIWAERAGAVAAPTASLHFDAPLLATLAARGIAFTHVTLHVGAGTFLPVKVEDVTTHKMHSEWGEVSAEAAAEIQATKEAGGRIIPVGTTALRLIETAARETGRIAPFEGDTDIFIYPGFAFRVTDALMTNFHLPKSTLMMLVSALMGRDRIMEIYNHAVREQYRFFSYGDASLLIPDR is encoded by the coding sequence ATGCAGCTGTCCGATTTCGACTTCGAGCTTCCCGAGGAGCGCATCGCCACACGGCCCGCACGGCCGAGATCCTCCGCGCGGCTTCTGGTAGCGGAGGGAGATCGAGCGATCACCGATGCCGTGGTCCGCGACCTGCCCGATTGGCTGCGTCCGGGGGACCGGCTGGTTCTGAACGACACGAAGGTGATCCCGGCGCGCCTGTCGGGAATGCGGCGGCGCGAGACCGGGCAGGGTGTGAGCGAGGCGAAGATCGAAGTGACCCTGCTGGAGCCTGCCGCCGATGGCGGCTGGACCGCGCTGGTCAAGCCGCTGAAGAAGCTGGGGCTGGGCGAAGAGGTGGTCTTCTCGTCCGCCCTGTCGGCCGTCCTCGAAGCCAAGGAGGAAGGCCAGGCGCGGCTGCGCTTCAACCTTGCGGGCGATGATTTCGACGCGGCACTGGCCGAGGCCGGCGCCATGCCGCTGCCCCCCTATATCGCGGCAAAGCGGCCCGCCGATGCGCAGGACCACGAGGATTACCAGACGATCTGGGCCGAGCGCGCCGGGGCAGTCGCGGCCCCCACGGCGTCCTTGCATTTCGACGCGCCCCTTCTGGCAACGCTTGCCGCGCGGGGCATCGCCTTCACCCATGTCACGCTGCACGTGGGCGCGGGCACCTTCCTGCCCGTGAAGGTCGAGGATGTGACCACCCACAAGATGCATTCCGAATGGGGCGAGGTGAGCGCCGAGGCCGCAGCCGAGATCCAGGCCACGAAAGAGGCAGGCGGCCGGATCATCCCGGTGGGCACCACGGCGCTGCGCCTGATCGAGACCGCGGCGCGCGAGACCGGACGGATCGCGCCCTTCGAAGGCGACACCGATATCTTCATCTATCCCGGCTTCGCATTCCGCGTGACCGACGCGCTGATGACCAATTTCCACCTGCCGAAATCGACGCTGATGATGCTGGTCTCGGCATTGATGGGGCGGGACCGGATCATGGAGATCTACAACCATGCGGTGAGAGAACAGTACCGCTTTTTCTCCTATGGCGATGCCTCGCTGCTGATCCCCGACCGCTGA
- a CDS encoding MFS transporter, translating into MLVVLNRSWALLLGMLLLMVGNGLQGSLLGVRGAEAGFSPFVMSIVMSAFFFGFIIASQVAPLMIQRVGHVRVFAALGSIISAVLILFPALPYAGFWIAGRIVLGFAFCGLYVTAESWLNNASTNATRGQALSLYIIVQMLGVIAAQALLNLPDPSGFLLFVIPSVLVSLAFAPILLTVTPTPAFESTKRMTLRELFTSSPLGCIGMALMGVVFALQYGMAAVYAVEAGLTLAQTSIFIAAFYVGALIFQYPLGMLSDRIDRRIVIAFTAAMGGIAATTAALFSGNFSVLVAAAVLIGGAANPLYSLLIAHTSDFLDYEDMAAASAGLQFLNGIFAVIGPLVTGYLMVQTGPQAFFVLIALPMLLLVGYALYRATRRPVAEDTNEFVPMLHTSSVMSLEAAQDIWTEDEPDEADASDPGDGAARPQVA; encoded by the coding sequence ATGCTGGTAGTCCTAAACAGATCCTGGGCGCTGCTTCTCGGGATGCTTTTGCTGATGGTGGGCAACGGACTGCAGGGATCGCTGCTGGGGGTCCGGGGCGCCGAGGCGGGCTTTTCGCCCTTCGTGATGTCGATCGTGATGTCGGCCTTCTTCTTCGGCTTCATCATCGCCTCGCAGGTCGCGCCCCTGATGATCCAGCGGGTGGGTCACGTGCGGGTCTTCGCGGCCCTGGGCTCGATCATCTCGGCGGTGCTGATCCTGTTTCCGGCGCTGCCCTATGCGGGCTTCTGGATCGCGGGCCGGATCGTTCTGGGGTTTGCGTTCTGCGGGCTATACGTGACCGCGGAAAGCTGGCTCAACAACGCCTCGACCAATGCGACACGGGGGCAGGCGCTGTCGCTCTATATCATTGTGCAGATGCTGGGCGTGATCGCGGCGCAGGCGCTGTTGAACCTGCCTGATCCGTCGGGCTTTCTGCTCTTCGTGATCCCGTCGGTTCTGGTCTCGCTGGCCTTCGCGCCGATCCTTTTGACGGTCACACCGACGCCGGCCTTCGAGAGTACCAAGCGCATGACCCTGCGGGAGCTCTTCACCTCCTCGCCCCTGGGCTGCATCGGCATGGCGTTGATGGGCGTCGTCTTCGCGCTGCAATACGGCATGGCCGCCGTCTATGCCGTCGAGGCGGGGCTGACCCTGGCGCAGACGTCGATTTTCATCGCGGCCTTCTATGTGGGCGCGCTGATCTTCCAATACCCGCTGGGGATGCTGTCGGACCGGATCGACCGCCGGATCGTCATTGCCTTCACCGCCGCGATGGGCGGCATCGCGGCCACAACGGCGGCGCTCTTTTCGGGCAATTTCAGCGTGCTCGTGGCGGCGGCTGTTCTGATCGGTGGTGCGGCCAACCCGCTCTATTCGCTGCTGATCGCCCATACGAGCGATTTTCTGGATTACGAGGACATGGCGGCGGCTTCGGCGGGTCTGCAATTCCTCAATGGCATCTTCGCCGTGATCGGTCCGTTGGTGACAGGCTACCTGATGGTGCAGACCGGCCCGCAGGCATTTTTCGTCCTGATCGCACTGCCGATGCTGCTGTTGGTGGGCTACGCGCTCTACCGTGCGACGCGGCGTCCGGTGGCCGAAGATACCAACGAATTCGTGCCGATGCTCCATACGAGCTCGGTCATGTCGCTGGAGGCGGCGCAGGACATCTGGACCGAAGACGAGCCCGATGAGGCGGACGCCTCCGACCCAGGCGACGGTGCGGCCCGGCCGCAAGTGGCGTGA
- a CDS encoding DUF924 family protein, whose translation MTGPKEILAFWLDEVGPKGWYKQDDALDATIRERFLPVLEEAMEGRFALWLTYPSGVLAYIILLDQFPRNMFRGEARAFASDPVALAAAKQAVRREWDLRIDAPARQFFYLPMMHSENLCDQEHCIRLVKDRMPNAGGDTLLHARVHREVIRQFGRFPYRNDALSRTSTASESAFMDEGGYGEILREMQKEAA comes from the coding sequence ATGACCGGACCAAAGGAAATCCTGGCTTTCTGGCTCGACGAGGTCGGTCCCAAGGGGTGGTACAAACAGGACGATGCATTAGATGCGACGATCCGGGAGCGCTTTCTTCCGGTCCTCGAGGAGGCGATGGAAGGCCGCTTTGCGCTCTGGCTGACCTATCCGTCGGGGGTGCTCGCCTATATCATCCTGCTGGATCAGTTTCCGCGCAACATGTTCCGGGGGGAGGCGCGGGCCTTCGCTTCGGACCCGGTGGCACTGGCTGCGGCCAAACAGGCGGTGCGGCGCGAATGGGATCTCAGGATCGACGCGCCCGCGCGGCAGTTTTTCTACCTGCCGATGATGCATTCGGAGAACCTGTGCGATCAGGAGCATTGCATCCGGCTGGTCAAGGATCGCATGCCGAATGCGGGCGGCGACACGCTGCTGCATGCCCGCGTGCATCGCGAAGTCATCCGGCAATTCGGGCGCTTTCCCTATCGCAATGACGCTCTGTCGCGGACCTCGACCGCGTCGGAGAGCGCCTTCATGGATGAGGGCGGATACGGCGAAATCCTGCGCGAGATGCAAAAGGAAGCCGCCTGA
- a CDS encoding alpha/beta hydrolase — MPEVIFPGPEGRLEGRYHPQKDRDAPIAIVLHPHPQFGGTMNNKVVYNLHYAFYNMGFTVLRFNFRGVGRSQGEYDQGVGELSDAAAALDYLQSLNSNSKHCWVAGFSFGAWIGMQLLMRRPEITGFISVSPPANMYDFSFLAPCPSSGLIINGTADRVAPPADTETLVGKLQDQKGITITHQQIEGSGHFFEEPHMDTMIGNVSEYVKRRLTETTR; from the coding sequence ATGCCCGAGGTCATCTTTCCCGGACCCGAAGGCCGCCTGGAAGGCCGCTACCATCCGCAGAAGGACCGCGATGCGCCCATCGCGATCGTGCTTCATCCGCATCCGCAATTCGGCGGGACGATGAACAACAAGGTCGTCTACAACCTGCATTACGCCTTCTACAACATGGGCTTCACCGTCCTGCGCTTCAATTTCCGGGGCGTGGGTCGCAGCCAGGGCGAATATGACCAGGGCGTCGGCGAATTGTCCGATGCGGCCGCGGCGCTCGATTACCTGCAATCGCTGAATTCGAACTCGAAGCATTGCTGGGTCGCCGGTTTCTCCTTCGGTGCCTGGATCGGCATGCAGCTCCTGATGCGCCGCCCCGAGATCACGGGCTTCATCTCGGTCTCGCCGCCCGCCAACATGTACGACTTCTCGTTCCTGGCGCCCTGCCCGTCTTCGGGCCTGATCATCAACGGCACCGCCGACCGCGTGGCGCCGCCTGCCGATACCGAGACGCTCGTGGGCAAGCTGCAGGACCAGAAGGGCATCACGATCACCCACCAGCAGATCGAGGGTTCGGGCCACTTCTTCGAAGAGCCGCATATGGACACGATGATCGGCAATGTGAGCGAATACGTGAAGCGCCGCCTCACGGAAACCACACGCTAG
- a CDS encoding Rrf2 family transcriptional regulator, producing MKLSTKGRYAMVALVDIAMQPEDGLVTLSDISRRQDISLPYLEQLFVKLRRAKLVASVRGPGGGYRLSRPATEIRVVDILAAVDETVDAMHKGAGASGGASGSKAQSLTNRLWQGLSAHVYVFLHQTRLSDVVSNAMVPCPAVPSLFSVVDEG from the coding sequence ATGAAGCTCAGCACGAAGGGGCGGTACGCGATGGTGGCCCTCGTCGATATCGCGATGCAGCCCGAGGATGGTCTGGTGACCCTGTCGGATATCTCGCGGCGGCAGGATATCTCCCTGCCGTATCTCGAGCAGCTGTTCGTGAAGCTGCGGCGGGCGAAGCTCGTGGCATCGGTGCGCGGGCCGGGGGGCGGCTACCGGCTGTCGCGGCCTGCGACCGAAATCCGGGTCGTGGATATTCTGGCCGCCGTCGACGAGACGGTTGACGCCATGCACAAGGGTGCAGGCGCGTCGGGTGGCGCATCGGGATCCAAGGCGCAATCGCTGACCAACCGTCTTTGGCAGGGGCTTTCGGCGCATGTCTACGTCTTCCTGCATCAGACGCGCCTGTCGGATGTGGTGAGCAATGCGATGGTTCCGTGCCCGGCTGTGCCGTCGCTCTTTTCCGTGGTGGATGAGGGGTGA
- a CDS encoding cysteine desulfurase family protein, with the protein MSRTYLDWNATAPLRTEARDAMVAAMDVVGNPSSVHAEGRAAKGLVERARRQVATALGADGADIVFVSGATEAAALAMAGRDLHGAKVEHDAVAAWSDGTLAVDRHGRVHVPDPAMSVLQAANSETGVVQTLPEGLALTDATQVFGKLPFAFNWSGAEMAIVSAHKLGGPKGIGALVMKRGTDLAAQIRGGGQEMGRRSGTENVIGIAGFGAAAEAAMGDLDTGRWAEVEKLRNILENVIAAGAKETKFVGNDTTRLPNTSCIIAEGWKGETQVMAMDLAGFAISAGSACSSGKVRASAVLTAMGYSEAEAASAIRVSLGPETKEDDVMRFAETWLKHLEKHRAKAA; encoded by the coding sequence ATGAGCCGGACCTATCTCGACTGGAATGCCACGGCGCCGTTGCGAACCGAGGCGCGCGACGCGATGGTCGCGGCGATGGATGTGGTGGGCAATCCGTCCTCCGTTCACGCGGAAGGACGCGCCGCAAAGGGCCTGGTCGAACGCGCCCGGCGACAGGTCGCCACGGCGCTTGGCGCGGACGGGGCCGATATCGTCTTCGTCTCGGGTGCGACCGAGGCGGCAGCACTGGCCATGGCCGGGCGCGATCTGCACGGCGCGAAGGTGGAGCATGACGCGGTTGCGGCCTGGTCGGACGGGACGCTGGCAGTGGACCGGCATGGCCGTGTGCATGTGCCCGATCCGGCAATGAGCGTGCTTCAGGCGGCCAATAGCGAAACGGGTGTGGTGCAGACGCTGCCAGAGGGCTTGGCGCTGACCGATGCGACGCAGGTCTTCGGCAAGCTGCCCTTCGCCTTCAACTGGTCCGGGGCCGAGATGGCCATCGTGTCCGCGCACAAGCTCGGTGGTCCGAAAGGCATCGGCGCGCTGGTGATGAAGCGCGGCACCGACTTGGCCGCGCAGATCCGCGGCGGGGGTCAGGAGATGGGCCGCCGGTCGGGTACCGAAAACGTCATCGGGATCGCGGGCTTTGGTGCCGCGGCGGAGGCGGCAATGGGTGATCTCGATACCGGTCGATGGGCCGAGGTCGAGAAACTTAGAAACATTCTAGAAAATGTCATTGCAGCGGGCGCCAAAGAAACTAAATTTGTCGGGAATGACACGACGCGGCTGCCCAACACCTCCTGCATCATCGCGGAAGGCTGGAAGGGCGAGACACAGGTCATGGCGATGGATCTCGCCGGATTTGCGATCAGCGCCGGGTCGGCCTGTTCCTCGGGAAAGGTGCGGGCCAGCGCCGTGCTGACGGCGATGGGCTATAGCGAGGCCGAGGCCGCATCGGCCATCCGGGTCAGCCTGGGGCCGGAGACGAAAGAAGACGACGTGATGCGTTTTGCCGAAACCTGGCTGAAGCATCTGGAGAAACATCGCGCGAAGGCGGCCTGA
- the sufB gene encoding Fe-S cluster assembly protein SufB → MAALDTPQIKDGEVKDGVDQETVDKVRTLGGKYKYGWETDIEMDYAPKGLNEDIVRLISERNEEPEWLLEWRLEAFRRWQEQPEPDWAMLNIEPIPYQEQYYYARPKSMEEKPKSLDDVDPKLLETYKKLGIPLKEQMILAGVEGAEDAPAEGRKVAVDAVFDSVSVGTTFQKELEKAGVIFCSISEAVKNHPDLVKKYLGTVIPNSDNKFATLNAAVFSDGSFVYIPPGVRCPMELSTYFRINAENTGQFERTLIVADKGSYVSYLEGCTAPQRDTSQLHAACVELVALEDAEIKYSTVQNWYPGDEDGKGGIYNFVTKRADCRGDRSKVMWTQVETGSAITWKYPSCILRGDDSQGEFYSIAITNNWQQADTGTKMVHLGKNTRSRIVSKGISAGQAQNTYRGLVSMHKKATNSRNYTQCDSLLIGDKCGAHTVPYIEVKNNSSRVEHEATTSKVDDDQMFYCQSRGMDEEEAVALIVNGFAKEVLQALPMEFAMEAQQLVAISLEGSVG, encoded by the coding sequence ATGGCAGCTCTGGACACTCCCCAAATCAAGGATGGCGAAGTCAAGGACGGCGTCGACCAGGAAACGGTCGACAAGGTCCGCACCTTGGGCGGCAAGTACAAGTACGGTTGGGAAACCGACATCGAGATGGATTACGCCCCGAAGGGTCTGAACGAGGATATCGTTCGGCTGATCTCGGAGCGGAACGAGGAGCCGGAATGGCTGCTGGAATGGCGTCTCGAGGCGTTCCGCCGCTGGCAGGAACAGCCCGAACCCGACTGGGCCATGCTCAACATCGAGCCGATCCCCTACCAGGAGCAGTATTACTACGCGCGTCCGAAATCGATGGAGGAGAAGCCCAAATCCCTCGATGACGTCGACCCCAAACTGCTCGAAACCTACAAGAAGCTCGGGATCCCGCTGAAGGAGCAGATGATCCTCGCAGGCGTCGAGGGCGCCGAGGACGCGCCCGCTGAAGGCCGCAAGGTCGCGGTCGATGCGGTCTTCGACTCGGTCTCCGTGGGCACGACCTTCCAGAAGGAGCTGGAGAAGGCGGGCGTCATCTTCTGCTCGATCTCGGAGGCGGTGAAGAACCACCCCGATCTGGTGAAGAAATACCTCGGGACGGTCATTCCGAACTCCGACAACAAGTTCGCGACGCTGAACGCCGCTGTCTTCTCGGATGGCTCGTTTGTCTACATCCCGCCGGGGGTGCGCTGCCCGATGGAACTGTCCACCTATTTCCGCATCAACGCGGAAAATACCGGCCAGTTCGAGCGGACGCTGATCGTCGCCGACAAGGGCTCTTACGTGTCCTATCTCGAAGGCTGCACCGCGCCCCAGCGCGACACCTCGCAGCTGCACGCGGCCTGCGTGGAACTCGTGGCGCTCGAAGATGCGGAGATCAAGTATTCCACCGTTCAGAACTGGTATCCCGGTGACGAGGACGGCAAGGGCGGCATCTACAACTTCGTCACCAAGCGCGCCGATTGCCGCGGCGACCGCTCCAAGGTGATGTGGACTCAGGTGGAGACAGGCTCGGCCATCACCTGGAAATACCCGTCCTGCATCCTGCGCGGCGATGACAGCCAAGGTGAGTTCTACTCGATCGCCATCACCAACAACTGGCAACAGGCCGATACCGGCACGAAGATGGTGCATCTGGGCAAGAACACCCGCAGCCGGATCGTCTCCAAGGGGATCTCGGCCGGGCAGGCGCAGAACACCTATCGCGGCCTCGTCTCGATGCACAAGAAGGCCACCAATTCGCGCAACTACACCCAGTGCGACAGCCTTCTGATCGGCGACAAATGCGGGGCGCACACGGTCCCTTATATCGAGGTGAAGAACAACTCGAGCCGGGTGGAGCATGAGGCCACGACCTCCAAGGTCGATGACGACCAGATGTTCTACTGCCAGAGCCGCGGCATGGACGAGGAAGAGGCTGTAGCGCTGATCGTGAACGGCTTCGCCAAGGAAGTGCTTCAGGCGCTGCCGATGGAGTTTGCGATGGAAGCGCAGCAGCTCGTTGCGATTTCGCTCGAAGGGTCGGTGGGCTAA
- a CDS encoding heavy metal-binding domain-containing protein has translation MIVSTTNSLEGYRILEYRGVVVGEAIMGANVFRDLFAQVRDIVGGRSGAYEAKLADARETAMAELTEQARLRDCNAVVGVDIDYEVVGDSMLMVSVSGTAVVTERLA, from the coding sequence ATGATTGTCTCGACCACCAACAGCCTCGAAGGCTACCGCATCCTTGAATACCGCGGCGTTGTCGTTGGTGAGGCGATCATGGGCGCGAACGTGTTCCGCGATCTCTTCGCGCAGGTGCGCGATATCGTCGGCGGGCGTTCGGGGGCCTATGAGGCAAAGCTGGCCGATGCACGGGAGACGGCCATGGCCGAGCTGACCGAACAGGCGCGCCTGCGCGATTGCAACGCCGTGGTCGGCGTGGATATCGACTACGAGGTGGTGGGCGACTCGATGCTCATGGTGTCGGTCTCGGGTACAGCCGTGGTGACGGAGCGGCTGGCATGA
- a CDS encoding FkbM family methyltransferase, with the protein MNAAAHAKRIETLRGLLAPERLTEIIDVGANPTELPLYMPLVDAKAARVTGFEPQPAAFEALGPRQSAYERYLPYAVGDGQPGTLHICRKDGFTSLLEPEPITRTYLWRPWWSRMTKVLDKIPVETRRLDDMEEIEALDLLKIDIQGGELSVFQNGREKLANALVVVTEVAFMPLYKDQPLLDQQMTELLSQGFLLHSFRGMVDSALFDARYMHVPRGHHKYGQLIDSDAIFLRDPRRMTAFGDDQLKHYALLADGALDMPDLAARCLTELVRREAIPAAALDAYRQMLSESEGAPT; encoded by the coding sequence ATGAACGCGGCAGCCCATGCAAAACGCATCGAGACCCTGCGCGGCTTGCTGGCTCCGGAGCGGCTGACCGAGATCATCGATGTCGGCGCCAACCCGACCGAACTGCCGCTCTACATGCCGCTTGTCGATGCCAAAGCCGCACGCGTCACCGGCTTCGAGCCGCAGCCCGCAGCCTTTGAGGCGCTCGGTCCGCGCCAAAGTGCCTATGAGCGCTACCTGCCTTACGCAGTGGGCGACGGGCAGCCCGGAACGCTGCATATCTGTCGCAAGGACGGCTTCACGTCGCTCTTGGAACCGGAGCCGATCACCCGCACCTATCTCTGGCGTCCGTGGTGGTCCCGAATGACCAAGGTTCTCGATAAGATCCCGGTCGAGACGCGGCGGCTGGACGACATGGAGGAGATTGAGGCGCTCGATCTGCTCAAGATCGACATTCAGGGCGGCGAGCTTTCAGTGTTTCAGAACGGCCGAGAAAAACTGGCCAATGCACTGGTCGTCGTGACCGAAGTGGCGTTCATGCCGCTCTACAAGGATCAGCCGCTTCTGGACCAACAGATGACAGAGTTGCTGTCGCAGGGTTTTCTGCTGCATTCCTTCCGCGGAATGGTCGACTCCGCGCTGTTCGATGCACGCTACATGCATGTCCCGCGCGGACACCACAAATACGGCCAGCTCATCGACAGCGACGCGATCTTCCTGCGTGATCCGCGCCGCATGACGGCCTTCGGCGACGACCAGCTCAAGCATTACGCGCTGCTTGCCGACGGGGCGCTCGACATGCCGGACCTTGCTGCGCGTTGCCTGACCGAGCTCGTGCGGCGAGAGGCCATCCCGGCGGCGGCGCTCGACGCCTATCGCCAGATGCTGAGCGAGAGCGAGGGCGCGCCTACATGA
- the sufC gene encoding Fe-S cluster assembly ATPase SufC has translation MLEIKNLHVKLEEEDKQILKGVDLTIEAGKVHAIMGPNGSGKSTLSYVLSGRDGYEVTEGEATLLGEDILDLDPEERAAAGLFLAFQYPVEIPGVGNMTFLRTAVNAQRKARGEEEMSSTEFLKVVREKAKELEIGADMLKRPVNVGFSGGEKKRNEILQMAMLEPKLCILDETDSGLDVDAMKLVSDGVNKLRAPDRGFLVITHYQRLLDHITPDVVHIMYDGRIVKTGGPELALEVEKNGYADIMAESA, from the coding sequence ATGCTGGAAATCAAGAACCTGCACGTCAAGCTTGAGGAAGAGGACAAGCAGATCCTCAAGGGAGTCGATCTGACGATCGAGGCCGGCAAGGTCCACGCGATCATGGGCCCGAACGGCTCTGGCAAGTCGACGCTGTCCTACGTCCTGTCGGGCCGCGACGGCTACGAAGTGACCGAGGGCGAGGCGACGCTGCTGGGCGAGGACATCCTCGATCTCGACCCCGAAGAGCGCGCCGCGGCGGGCCTCTTCCTGGCCTTCCAATACCCGGTGGAGATTCCCGGCGTCGGCAACATGACCTTCCTGCGCACCGCGGTGAACGCACAGCGCAAGGCCCGCGGCGAGGAGGAAATGTCCTCGACCGAGTTCCTCAAGGTCGTGCGCGAGAAGGCCAAGGAGCTGGAGATCGGCGCGGACATGCTGAAGCGCCCCGTGAATGTGGGCTTCTCGGGCGGTGAGAAGAAGCGCAACGAGATCCTGCAGATGGCGATGCTGGAGCCCAAGCTCTGCATTCTCGACGAGACCGACTCGGGCCTCGACGTGGACGCGATGAAGCTTGTCTCCGATGGCGTGAACAAGCTGCGCGCACCGGATCGCGGCTTCCTCGTTATCACGCATTATCAGCGGCTTCTGGACCATATCACCCCCGACGTCGTGCACATCATGTATGACGGCCGCATCGTGAAGACCGGCGGACCCGAGCTGGCGCTCGAGGTCGAGAAGAACGGCTATGCAGACATCATGGCGGAGAGTGCGTAA
- the sufD gene encoding Fe-S cluster assembly protein SufD, translated as MAAPQIKFDQTEERLSGLTLPEGGWSMAARRDALARVQAMGLPHARDEYWKYTKPATLVQAEAPKAALFQGEETPIFDEVDRLKVVFVDGVFDAEASDDLSMEGIKIERLADSPADIHWARDLYGTLELAAQTPVERPLAALNTAFATDGVLIHVTGKASKPVNLIYNHKSETSDAILHHCIKLDEGAELTVLENGPAAARFNKVMEVDVADNATFHHIRTQGRDHERRAATHIFGRLGQESTFKSFTLTANGVLTRNECVLELTGDDAVAHVAGACMGDGDFHHDDTVFITHDAVNCESRQVFKKVLRNGATGVFQGKILVKDGAQKTDGYQISQSLLLDDDSQFLAKPELEIYADDVACSHGSTSGAIDDEALFYLRSRGVPQGYAEDLLTLAFLAEAVLEIEDQDLQDEVNGRIEAWLMRRRSA; from the coding sequence ATGGCAGCCCCCCAGATCAAATTTGACCAGACCGAAGAGCGGTTGTCCGGCCTGACTCTGCCCGAAGGCGGCTGGAGCATGGCCGCGCGGCGCGATGCGCTGGCCCGCGTGCAGGCGATGGGCCTGCCGCATGCGCGGGACGAGTATTGGAAATACACCAAGCCCGCGACGCTGGTACAGGCCGAAGCGCCGAAAGCGGCGCTGTTCCAGGGCGAAGAGACACCGATTTTTGACGAAGTCGACCGTCTGAAGGTCGTTTTCGTCGATGGCGTCTTCGATGCGGAGGCCTCGGACGACCTTTCGATGGAAGGCATCAAGATCGAGCGGCTGGCCGACAGCCCGGCGGATATCCACTGGGCGCGCGATCTCTACGGCACGCTCGAACTGGCGGCGCAGACGCCGGTCGAACGTCCATTGGCGGCGCTCAATACCGCCTTTGCAACGGACGGCGTTCTGATTCATGTCACAGGCAAGGCCTCCAAGCCGGTCAACCTGATTTACAACCATAAATCAGAGACTTCGGATGCGATCCTTCACCACTGCATCAAGTTGGACGAAGGTGCGGAGCTGACCGTTCTGGAAAACGGTCCGGCTGCGGCACGGTTCAACAAGGTGATGGAAGTGGATGTCGCCGACAACGCGACCTTCCACCATATCCGCACCCAGGGCCGTGACCATGAACGCCGTGCGGCCACGCATATCTTCGGCCGTCTCGGGCAGGAATCGACCTTCAAGTCGTTCACGCTGACCGCCAATGGCGTGCTGACGCGTAATGAATGCGTGCTGGAGCTGACAGGCGACGACGCAGTGGCGCATGTTGCGGGTGCCTGCATGGGCGACGGCGATTTTCACCATGACGACACCGTCTTCATCACCCATGACGCGGTGAATTGCGAAAGCCGTCAGGTTTTCAAGAAGGTGCTGCGCAACGGTGCGACGGGCGTGTTCCAGGGCAAGATCTTGGTGAAGGACGGCGCGCAGAAGACGGACGGCTACCAGATCAGCCAGTCGCTTCTGCTGGACGATGACAGCCAGTTCCTCGCCAAGCCCGAGCTTGAGATCTACGCTGATGACGTGGCCTGTTCGCATGGCTCGACCTCCGGCGCGATCGATGACGAGGCGCTGTTCTACCTGCGCTCGCGCGGTGTGCCGCAGGGCTACGCCGAAGACCTGCTGACGCTGGCTTTCCTTGCCGAAGCGGTGCTCGAGATCGAGGATCAGGACCTGCAGGACGAGGTCAATGGCCGCATCGAGGCCTGGCTCATGCGTCGGCGGTCCGCCTGA
- a CDS encoding YIP1 family protein: MPVTSDIVASYRGPGRVVGRLLSDGRREERALAILMAACLLYFLSRLPSLARDAHLQGEDLNPLLGGALFGWIFIAPLLMYGIAGVSHMLARVLGGKGTWFGARMALFWALLASSPLVLLNGLVAGFIGPGPGLTVVGLLWVVVFLWFWISGLRVAEKGASPA, encoded by the coding sequence GTGCCGGTCACGAGCGATATCGTCGCGTCCTATCGCGGCCCGGGACGGGTGGTCGGTCGGCTTCTGTCTGATGGACGCCGGGAGGAGCGGGCGCTCGCCATCCTGATGGCGGCGTGCCTGCTCTATTTCCTGTCCCGGCTGCCGTCGCTCGCGCGAGATGCGCATCTTCAGGGCGAGGATCTCAATCCGCTTTTGGGCGGTGCGCTCTTTGGCTGGATCTTCATCGCGCCGCTCTTGATGTACGGCATCGCCGGGGTCAGCCACATGCTGGCGCGGGTGCTGGGCGGCAAAGGCACATGGTTCGGCGCGCGCATGGCGCTGTTCTGGGCGCTTCTTGCCTCGTCTCCGCTCGTGTTGCTGAACGGGCTTGTGGCGGGCTTCATCGGGCCGGGGCCGGGGCTGACAGTCGTCGGCCTCCTATGGGTCGTCGTGTTCCTGTGGTTCTGGATCTCGGGCCTGCGCGTGGCGGAAAAGGGCGCGAGCCCGGCATGA